AGGTCTCTACTGACGGGTAACGTTCGAAGCAATCGTAAACGGCTCCCCGGTCGTCCCGGGGATCCGTACGCTTCGTGACGCCACGAAGGTGGCTCCGATCACTATTAAACAATGGAAAAATAACTGAACAGTATTGTATTTTTATATGTTAGACATCAGTGTATTATAGCAGATACGAGGTATCACTCCATGTCCACGCCCTCCATCCACACCGAAAAATCGACTGCCTCCGACGGGGAGCAATCCGGGAATCGCTCGGACCGGCTCGCGGTCTCGACGCTCACACGGCCGTTCGAGGCGGCCGCTTTCTGGAGCGCGGTCGCCCTGCCGTTCCTATATCTGCCACTGCTGGTCGCCGGACTCGATTCGAGCGCACAGCTCTCCGCGTTTCTCGCCCTCCTCGCGCTTCACGCCGTCGCGATCGTCGGCGGCCATCGACACAACCGCCAGTGAGGGGTCCCGTCCCGCGTCTCCCAGCGAAACGGGTGTGACTGATTGTGAAACTGCGACTGCCCTCAGCGTATCTCACTGGATAGTGGAGACCGATACCGGCCCTCACTGCCCGGCCGCTACGGATCGGGCACCTCAGCACCGGGCGCCTCGTGAGTGATGTCGAGGAAGGCGTCCTCCAGGCTACGTTGTTCGCCGGTTTCGGCCCGCCGTTTCAGCTGCTCGGGTGCGCCCTCCGCGACGAGTCGGCCGTCGTGGATCACGCCGACCGCGTCCGCGAGTTCATCGACGACGGGGAGGATATGCGTCGAGAGAAGGATCGTCATCTCCTGGGCGGCGAGCTCCGCGATGGTGTCACGCATGGTCCGGGCGGCTCGTGGATCCAACCCCGTCGTCGGCTCGTCGAGGAAGACGACGCGCGGGCGGTGGATCACCGCCTGCATGATGCCGAGTTTCTTTCGCATCCCCGTCGAGTACGAGTCGATCCGTTTGTCCGCCCCCTCGACGAGGTCGAAGCGTTCGAAGAGGTCGTTCATTCGCTTGCGGGCCTCCCCTTCGGGCAGGTCTCGGAGCCCGGTGATGTACGTGAGCTGTTCGCGCCCGGTCAGCTCGTCGTATAGCGGGGGCTCGTCGGGTAGATAGCCGATGTGGGGCGTGAGCTCGTCTCGGTTCTCGATCGAGACCCCGGCGACGCGGGCAGAGCCCTCCGTCGGCCGAGTGAGGGTCGTGAGCATCCGCATCGTCGTCGTTTTTCCGGCCCCGTTCGGGCCCAGAAAGCCGTAGACCGATCCGGGCTCGATCGCGATCGAGAGGTCCTCGACGGCGATCTCCTCGTCATACCGTTTGGTCAACCCCTCGGTTTCGATCGCGGGCGTCATAGCGCCGTGTTCTCCCCTGTCGTGTATATGTTTTCCTACTAACTCAGTGTGAATCGATCGAACGATCGCGCGGCGTAGGCGTACGCGAGCAGCGGGGTCGAGACGAGGACGATCAGGCCGACCACGGCCGCCGTCAGCACCGTGTCGGGAGCGAGAGCCAGGGAAAACCGATCGAGCACGAGCCCGGTACCGAGCAGCGCCAGCGTCGTCCGGGCCGGCTCGCTCGCGATCAGCGCTATCGATGCGACGACGAGACCGAGCACGAGGCTGTAGGCGACGAACGCGGACTTGCTCGGCATCACCGCCTTGTGACTGCCGCTCAACCGAACTGCACCGAAGCGGGGAAACAGCGAGCCGACCCCGACGGCCAACGCCGTCGCGCCGACGGTGCCGACGACGCTCACCCCGGCGAGGAGCGCGACTCGCTCGATCGAGTAGCCGACGAGGAGTGCGCTCACGAGGCTGACGATGAGTCCGAGCGGGACGAACACGGACGTCGCGACGAGCAGATGCCCCCGGACGAACCGTTCGCCGTCGACGGGCGTAGTGAGCGTCGCTGCGAGCGCGCCAGCCTGATCACCGAGAGGATTGAGCGTGAA
The DNA window shown above is from Halalkalicoccus subterraneus and carries:
- a CDS encoding ABC transporter ATP-binding protein, with translation MTPAIETEGLTKRYDEEIAVEDLSIAIEPGSVYGFLGPNGAGKTTTMRMLTTLTRPTEGSARVAGVSIENRDELTPHIGYLPDEPPLYDELTGREQLTYITGLRDLPEGEARKRMNDLFERFDLVEGADKRIDSYSTGMRKKLGIMQAVIHRPRVVFLDEPTTGLDPRAARTMRDTIAELAAQEMTILLSTHILPVVDELADAVGVIHDGRLVAEGAPEQLKRRAETGEQRSLEDAFLDITHEAPGAEVPDP